One Balnearium lithotrophicum DNA window includes the following coding sequences:
- the dapF gene encoding diaminopimelate epimerase, which yields MEFSKIQGTGNDFIIIDNRDGKFDKFCGDFPVDSVVRKVCERRRGVGADGLILIESSEVADFKWRFFNSDGSVAEMCGNGARCASRFAYERGIAPERMRFETLAGIVESEVRGPSVKVRLTPPTDLKLNINAEGLNVHYINTGVPHVVVLVERLDQIDVEKLGRKLRFSEVFSPKGANVNFVEVMLDRIRVRTYERGVEGETLACGTGSVASAIVSSLIFKLKPPVEVEVGMGERLRVYFDGELREVFLEGPTVWVYDGKLREELLGGA from the coding sequence ATGGAGTTTTCAAAGATTCAGGGAACGGGAAACGACTTTATCATTATCGACAACAGGGACGGCAAGTTTGATAAATTCTGCGGAGATTTCCCAGTTGATTCAGTGGTAAGAAAAGTTTGTGAGAGGAGAAGGGGAGTAGGGGCAGACGGTCTTATTCTGATTGAAAGTTCAGAAGTTGCAGACTTTAAGTGGAGGTTCTTTAACTCAGACGGCTCCGTTGCTGAAATGTGCGGAAACGGAGCAAGGTGTGCATCGAGGTTTGCCTACGAAAGGGGAATAGCTCCTGAAAGAATGAGGTTTGAAACGCTGGCCGGAATTGTTGAATCTGAGGTAAGGGGACCTTCAGTAAAGGTTAGATTAACCCCACCTACCGATTTAAAACTGAACATAAATGCGGAGGGGTTAAACGTTCATTACATAAATACGGGAGTTCCTCACGTTGTTGTACTTGTTGAAAGGTTAGACCAGATTGACGTTGAGAAGTTGGGAAGGAAACTGAGGTTCTCAGAGGTCTTCTCTCCAAAGGGTGCAAATGTCAACTTTGTTGAGGTAATGTTGGATAGGATTAGAGTAAGAACTTACGAAAGGGGAGTTGAGGGGGAGACGTTGGCCTGTGGGACAGGTTCTGTTGCATCTGCAATTGTCTCATCGCTCATCTTTAAACTTAAACCTCCCGTTGAGGTTGAAGTAGGAATGGGAGAGAGGTTAAGGGTTTACTTTGATGGTGAACTAAGGGAGGTTTTTTTGGAAGGTCCTACAGTATGGGTCTACGATGGTAAACTAAGGGAGGAGCTCCTTGGAGGAGCTTAA